A single window of Sporosarcina sp. FSL W7-1349 DNA harbors:
- the ltrA gene encoding group II intron reverse transcriptase/maturase, with protein sequence MERQDGIDLIDKVVDINNLFNACKKVKANKGAPGVDEMTVDELLGHVAKYRTQLIRKLKDGSYEPLPVKRVEIPKLDGSMRKLGIPCVRDRMVQQAIYQVIGKIIDPHFSERSYGFRPKRNQHQAIKQSITYYEQGYRVVVDCDLKSYFDTINHQKLMEYLKEFINDKIVLKLIWKFLKSGILEDGLISPTEEGAPQGGVLSPILSNVYLNQLDRELERRGHKFVRFADDFCIYVKSRRAGERVLESITKFLEHDLKLTVNQEKSKVGSPVKLKFLGFCLHSTSKGVGCRPHHSAKSRFKSKLKKITKRNRPGRFDEIAKEINQVTIGWINYYGIGFMKSFIKSMAQWLNHRLRQLIWKRWKKIWTKYRQLRRLGILHEEAWKVSNSRKGYWRVSKSETLHKAIKAETLTKWGLKDLNHLYERRYLSY encoded by the coding sequence ATGGAGCGACAGGATGGTATCGATTTGATTGATAAAGTAGTCGACATCAACAACCTCTTTAACGCTTGTAAGAAAGTGAAGGCAAATAAAGGGGCGCCGGGTGTCGATGAAATGACAGTAGATGAACTTTTAGGTCATGTAGCCAAATACCGAACCCAACTTATTAGAAAGCTGAAAGACGGTTCGTACGAACCACTGCCAGTAAAACGTGTTGAAATTCCAAAGTTAGATGGGTCAATGCGAAAACTCGGCATACCGTGTGTACGGGATCGAATGGTTCAACAAGCCATCTATCAGGTGATTGGTAAAATCATTGACCCTCATTTTTCGGAGAGGAGCTATGGTTTTCGTCCAAAACGGAATCAGCATCAAGCCATTAAGCAATCCATCACATATTATGAACAAGGTTATAGAGTGGTAGTCGATTGTGATTTAAAAAGCTACTTCGACACCATTAATCATCAGAAGCTGATGGAATATCTAAAAGAGTTCATAAACGACAAGATTGTCCTAAAGTTGATATGGAAGTTTCTAAAGAGTGGCATCCTTGAAGATGGACTTATCAGTCCAACAGAAGAAGGTGCTCCGCAAGGTGGCGTACTCTCCCCGATTCTTAGCAATGTCTATTTGAATCAATTAGATAGGGAACTTGAAAGACGGGGGCATAAATTCGTACGATTTGCGGATGATTTCTGCATATACGTGAAAAGCAGGCGAGCAGGGGAACGTGTTTTGGAAAGCATTACAAAGTTCCTTGAACATGATTTGAAGCTGACAGTGAACCAAGAAAAGAGCAAGGTGGGTTCTCCGGTCAAACTCAAGTTCCTCGGTTTCTGCCTCCATTCCACATCTAAAGGTGTGGGTTGTAGACCACATCACTCCGCAAAAAGTCGATTCAAATCAAAATTAAAGAAAATCACCAAACGGAATCGCCCGGGCCGCTTTGACGAGATTGCCAAAGAAATCAACCAAGTGACAATAGGTTGGATAAACTACTATGGAATTGGCTTTATGAAAAGTTTTATCAAATCCATGGCACAATGGCTGAACCATCGGTTACGTCAACTGATATGGAAACGTTGGAAGAAGATATGGACAAAATACCGTCAGTTACGAAGGCTGGGAATTTTACATGAAGAAGCTTGGAAAGTATCAAATTCCCGAAAGGGATATTGGAGAGTCTCCAAAAGCGAAACTCTACATAAAGCAATCAAAGCAGAAACGCTCACCAAGTGGGGTCTGAAAGACCTGAATCACTTGTATGAGCGTCGATACTTAAGTTATTGA